A genome region from Streptomyces sp. S4.7 includes the following:
- a CDS encoding ABC transporter family substrate-binding protein — protein sequence MSKVGAPRGRTCSRTTRSVALITTGVLALPALASCSSGDERSEVPAAAQDVGPAARDRIADGGTLRWAVDTVPTTLNTFQADADATTSRVAGAVLPSLFTLDKTGRPQRNPDYLESAKIVEREPKQVVLYKLNQQAVWSDGRELGAPDFVAQWRALSGKDSAYWTARNAGYERIQKIERGANDLEVRVTFNKPYADWRGLFSPLYPKDVMGAPNAFNDGARNKLKATAGPFQLKKLDREDRQVTLVRNPRWWGARPKLDSIVLSAVSRDKRAAALAEGTLDLAEIDSPVAERIKKAAHDKKGGAGPQSGTGPGPGAASPSAGGDSDDEKAEAARATRKKANEALAKYTKEQKGLRAYVVRKSLEPAFTQLALNGETGPLADERVRRAVARALDRQKLADAVLKPLGLPANPPGSHLALAGQHAYADSSDALGEQNTQEAQGLLADAGWVPGGPLKKDDGTKAGSEADADKEKDKEKEKEKDKDKDKDGNGEATKKDTAEETVTDAPEPGSGSGSESASDSPSDSPSDSASESGSESDSDSAFDEGAYIVGDNKPARGTLVSGTGTGVIAPALGTAFQRAVLTRHIESLADSDVNAQDRQPGGGMAGAYAPSGTAAPSSSASASPSASASTSASASASTSASTSASTSASASALPGPLAKDGKPLTLRFVLPSGSGSEQLRTVGEKIARMLDRIGIRTEITKVADANYFKDHIASGDYDLALYSWPATAYPATDGRPIYAKPVPASDGSLLVEQNYTRVGTDHINQLFDQAASELDEKAARDLLRQADARIWAAAGSIPLYQRPQLVAAKPSVANAGAFAFASPRYEDIGFKGSAKSGPEKTEKSAGPEKSGQTERAEQTGKPEAAESESDE from the coding sequence ATGTCCAAGGTCGGCGCCCCACGCGGGAGGACATGCTCCCGGACCACCCGTTCCGTCGCACTAATCACCACCGGTGTGCTCGCTCTGCCCGCGCTCGCCTCGTGCAGCTCGGGTGACGAGCGGAGCGAGGTCCCGGCCGCCGCTCAGGACGTCGGGCCGGCGGCACGGGACCGGATCGCGGACGGGGGCACGCTGCGCTGGGCCGTCGATACGGTGCCCACGACCCTCAACACCTTCCAGGCGGACGCCGATGCCACGACGTCGCGCGTCGCCGGAGCCGTACTGCCCTCCCTCTTCACCCTGGACAAGACCGGCCGTCCGCAGCGCAACCCGGACTATCTGGAGTCGGCGAAGATCGTCGAGCGCGAGCCCAAGCAGGTCGTGCTCTACAAGCTGAACCAGCAGGCGGTGTGGAGCGACGGACGCGAGCTCGGCGCACCGGACTTCGTGGCCCAGTGGCGCGCGCTGAGCGGCAAGGACTCCGCGTACTGGACCGCGCGCAACGCCGGGTACGAGCGGATCCAGAAGATCGAGCGCGGCGCGAACGACCTTGAGGTCAGGGTCACTTTCAACAAGCCGTACGCCGACTGGAGGGGCCTCTTCAGCCCGCTGTACCCGAAGGACGTGATGGGGGCGCCGAACGCGTTCAACGACGGCGCGCGCAACAAGCTCAAGGCGACGGCGGGGCCCTTCCAGCTCAAAAAGCTGGACCGGGAGGACCGCCAGGTGACGCTCGTCCGCAACCCCCGCTGGTGGGGCGCGCGGCCGAAGCTCGACTCGATCGTGCTGAGCGCCGTGTCGCGTGACAAGCGCGCCGCCGCCCTCGCCGAAGGCACCCTCGACCTCGCCGAGATCGACAGCCCCGTGGCGGAGCGGATCAAGAAGGCCGCCCACGACAAGAAGGGCGGAGCGGGACCGCAGTCCGGCACCGGGCCGGGGCCCGGAGCCGCGTCGCCGTCCGCCGGGGGCGACTCCGACGACGAGAAGGCCGAGGCCGCGCGGGCGACGCGCAAGAAGGCCAACGAGGCGCTCGCGAAGTACACCAAGGAGCAGAAGGGGTTGCGGGCCTACGTCGTACGGAAGTCCCTGGAGCCCGCCTTCACCCAGCTCGCGCTCAACGGGGAGACCGGACCGCTCGCCGACGAGCGCGTACGGCGTGCCGTCGCCCGCGCGCTCGACCGGCAGAAGCTGGCCGACGCCGTACTGAAGCCGCTCGGCCTGCCGGCGAACCCGCCCGGCAGCCATCTGGCGCTGGCAGGACAGCACGCGTACGCCGACAGCAGTGACGCGCTCGGGGAGCAGAACACACAGGAGGCGCAGGGGCTGCTCGCCGACGCGGGCTGGGTGCCCGGCGGCCCGCTGAAGAAGGACGACGGGACGAAGGCCGGGAGCGAGGCCGACGCCGACAAGGAGAAGGACAAGGAGAAGGAGAAGGAGAAGGACAAGGACAAGGACAAGGACGGGAACGGGGAGGCCACGAAGAAGGACACGGCAGAGGAGACGGTAACCGACGCGCCGGAACCCGGATCCGGTTCGGGCTCCGAGAGTGCCTCGGACAGCCCCTCGGACAGCCCCTCGGACAGTGCCTCCGAGAGCGGCTCCGAGAGTGATTCGGACAGCGCCTTTGACGAAGGCGCGTACATCGTCGGAGACAACAAGCCCGCACGGGGCACCCTCGTCTCCGGGACCGGTACGGGCGTCATCGCCCCGGCCCTCGGCACCGCGTTCCAGCGCGCGGTCCTGACGCGCCACATCGAGTCCCTGGCGGACTCGGACGTCAACGCCCAGGACCGGCAGCCGGGCGGTGGGATGGCCGGCGCGTACGCCCCGAGCGGCACCGCGGCCCCGTCCTCCTCCGCCTCGGCCTCCCCCTCGGCGTCCGCGTCGACCTCGGCGTCCGCTTCTGCTTCCACGTCCGCTTCCACGTCCGCTTCCACGTCCGCGTCGGCCTCCGCCCTGCCCGGCCCGCTCGCCAAGGACGGCAAGCCGCTCACCCTGCGCTTCGTCCTCCCCTCGGGCTCCGGCTCCGAGCAGCTGCGTACCGTCGGCGAGAAGATCGCGCGCATGCTCGACCGCATCGGCATCCGTACGGAGATCACCAAGGTCGCCGACGCCAACTACTTCAAGGACCACATCGCCTCGGGCGACTACGACCTCGCCCTGTACTCGTGGCCCGCGACGGCCTACCCCGCGACCGACGGCCGGCCGATCTACGCCAAGCCCGTCCCGGCCTCCGACGGCTCACTGCTGGTCGAGCAGAACTACACCCGCGTCGGTACGGACCACATCAACCAGCTCTTCGACCAGGCCGCCTCCGAGCTGGACGAGAAGGCGGCCCGCGATCTGCTGAGGCAGGCCGACGCACGCATCTGGGCGGCGGCCGGGTCCATCCCCCTCTACCAGCGCCCGCAGCTCGTCGCGGCCAAGCCTTCCGTGGCCAACGCCGGCGCCTTCGCCTTCGCCTCCCCGCGCTACGAGGACATCGGCTTCAAGGGCAGCGCCAAGAGCGGCCCGGAGAAGACCGAGAAGTCGGCGGGGCCCGAGAAGTCGGGGCAGACGGAGCGGGCGGAGCAGACCGGGAAGCCCGAAGCGGCGGAGTCCGAAAGCGACGAGTAG
- the typA gene encoding translational GTPase TypA, which translates to MPTRHDIRNVAIVAHVDHGKTTLVDAMLKQAGAFAAHAAEHLDDRMMDSNDLEREKGITILAKNTAVKYHPKEGGTGDIPNLVTINIIDTPGHADFGGEVERGLSMVDAVVLLVDASEGPLPQTRFVLRKALSARLPVILCINKTDRPDARIAEVVDETYDLFLDLDADEDQIEFPIVYACARDGVASLTKPEDGTVPADSTNLEPFFSTILGSVPAPVYDEEAPLQAHVTNLDADNFLGRIALCRVEQGELKKGQTVTWIKRDGTMSNVRITELLMTEALTRKPAEKAGPGDICAIAGIPDIMIGETLADLENPIALPLITVDEPAISMTIGTNTSPLVGKGGKGHKVTARQVKDRLDRELIGNVSLRVLDTERPDAWEVQGRGELALAILVEQMRREGFELTVGKPEVVTKDVDGKLHEPIERMTIDCPEEHLGAITQLMATRKGRMETMTNHGSGWIRMEWIVPSRGLIGFRTEFLTQTRGTGIAHSIFEGHEPWFGELRTRNNGSLVADRSGSVTPFAMVNLQERGVIFTEPGTEVYEGMIIGENSRADDMDVNITKEKKLTNMRAASADTTENVVPPRRLSLEQSLEFCRDDECIEVTPETVRIRKVVLDQKERGRAASRAKR; encoded by the coding sequence ATGCCCACGCGCCACGACATCCGTAACGTCGCCATCGTCGCCCACGTCGACCATGGCAAGACCACTCTGGTCGACGCCATGCTGAAGCAGGCCGGCGCCTTCGCCGCGCACGCCGCCGAGCACCTCGACGACCGGATGATGGACTCGAACGACCTGGAGCGTGAGAAGGGCATCACGATCCTCGCCAAGAACACGGCGGTGAAGTACCACCCCAAGGAGGGCGGTACAGGTGACATCCCGAACCTGGTCACGATCAACATCATCGACACCCCGGGCCACGCCGACTTCGGCGGCGAGGTCGAGCGAGGCCTGTCGATGGTCGACGCGGTCGTCCTGCTCGTCGACGCCTCCGAGGGCCCGCTGCCGCAGACCCGTTTCGTGCTGCGCAAGGCGCTGTCGGCCCGGCTCCCCGTGATCCTGTGCATCAACAAGACCGACCGGCCCGACGCCCGTATCGCCGAGGTCGTGGACGAGACGTACGACCTCTTCCTCGACCTGGACGCGGACGAGGACCAGATCGAGTTCCCGATCGTCTACGCCTGCGCACGTGACGGCGTCGCCTCGCTGACCAAGCCCGAGGACGGCACGGTCCCGGCGGACAGCACCAACCTGGAGCCTTTCTTCAGCACGATCCTGGGCAGCGTCCCCGCTCCGGTGTACGACGAGGAAGCGCCGCTCCAGGCCCATGTCACCAACCTGGACGCCGACAACTTCCTCGGCCGTATCGCGCTGTGCCGCGTCGAGCAGGGCGAGCTGAAGAAGGGGCAGACCGTCACGTGGATCAAGCGCGACGGCACGATGTCCAACGTCCGCATCACCGAGCTGCTGATGACCGAGGCGCTCACCCGCAAGCCGGCCGAGAAGGCGGGCCCCGGCGACATCTGCGCCATCGCCGGTATCCCGGACATCATGATCGGCGAGACCCTGGCCGACCTGGAGAACCCGATTGCGCTGCCGCTGATCACGGTGGACGAGCCGGCCATCTCGATGACCATCGGTACGAACACCTCGCCGCTCGTCGGCAAGGGCGGCAAGGGCCACAAGGTCACCGCCCGTCAGGTGAAGGACCGGCTGGACCGTGAGCTGATCGGTAACGTCTCGCTGCGCGTCCTGGACACCGAGCGCCCCGACGCCTGGGAGGTGCAGGGCCGCGGTGAGCTGGCGCTGGCCATCCTGGTCGAGCAGATGCGCCGCGAGGGCTTCGAACTGACCGTCGGCAAGCCCGAGGTGGTCACCAAGGACGTCGACGGCAAGCTGCACGAGCCGATCGAGCGCATGACGATCGACTGCCCCGAGGAGCACCTGGGCGCGATCACGCAGCTGATGGCGACCCGCAAGGGCCGGATGGAGACCATGACCAACCACGGGTCGGGCTGGATCCGGATGGAGTGGATCGTGCCGTCCCGCGGACTCATCGGCTTCCGTACGGAGTTCCTCACCCAGACCCGGGGCACCGGTATCGCGCACTCGATCTTCGAGGGCCACGAGCCGTGGTTCGGCGAGCTGCGGACCCGTAACAACGGCTCGCTCGTCGCCGACCGGTCCGGTTCGGTGACACCGTTCGCGATGGTCAACCTCCAGGAGCGCGGTGTCATCTTCACCGAGCCCGGCACCGAGGTGTACGAGGGCATGATCATCGGTGAGAACTCGCGCGCCGACGACATGGACGTGAACATCACCAAGGAGAAGAAGCTCACCAACATGCGCGCGGCCTCCGCCGACACGACGGAGAACGTGGTGCCGCCGCGCAGGCTGTCGCTGGAGCAGTCCCTGGAGTTCTGCCGCGACGACGAGTGCATCGAAGTGACCCCGGAGACGGTCCGGATCCGTAAGGTCGTCCTGGACCAGAAGGAGCGAGGCCGCGCGGCCTCGCGCGCCAAGCGCTGA
- a CDS encoding ABC transporter substrate-binding protein has translation MRGAKSAKWVVGAIVVALAATACGGGGDDDGNGEAASKEKGKPAGYVSIDVGEPQKPLIPADTNESLGSYVIQSVFTQLLDFDAQGKIVYTNAESVKTTDSKTWTVKLKQGWKFHDGTPVTAESYVKAWNWYANIKNNQQNAFWFEDIAGYADVHPEKGDPKSEEMSGLKVVDDNTFTIELSGPVPYFEYKLGYATFAPLPEVFYKDTKAFGQAPVGNGPYIFEKWDHKKLIRVKANPDYQGPNKAKNKGVLFKNYATIEAAYQDLLSGNLDMIRQVGPKDLPKYKQDLGDRAIDQPYAAVQSLVPTFYSKTFKDIDPKVLQGLSMGIDRDTITKTVLNGTRKPATSFTPPGVVGNQDLGTDVFSFDAAKAKSLVTEGGGVPGNKIWIQYNADGGHKEWVTAVCESIRNSTGVDCVPDAKPDFQTDLEARDNDQVKSMYRGGWVADYPLNVNFMRELYGTTAEANNGRFSDKAVDAAFKKGDNAATLDESIAAYQEAEKLLLTKMPAIPLWEYKTNGGYSKAVDNVTVDFHGDYNITEVTVAK, from the coding sequence ATGCGCGGTGCCAAGAGCGCCAAGTGGGTAGTCGGCGCGATAGTCGTGGCTCTTGCGGCGACGGCCTGTGGTGGCGGCGGAGACGACGACGGCAACGGCGAGGCGGCATCGAAGGAGAAGGGCAAGCCCGCGGGCTATGTCTCCATCGACGTCGGCGAGCCGCAGAAGCCGCTGATCCCGGCCGACACCAACGAGTCGCTCGGCAGCTACGTGATCCAGTCGGTCTTCACCCAGCTGCTGGACTTCGACGCGCAGGGCAAGATCGTCTACACGAACGCCGAGTCGGTGAAGACGACGGACTCCAAGACCTGGACGGTCAAGCTCAAGCAGGGCTGGAAGTTCCACGACGGCACCCCCGTCACCGCTGAGTCGTACGTCAAGGCGTGGAACTGGTACGCCAACATCAAGAACAACCAGCAGAACGCCTTCTGGTTCGAGGACATCGCCGGCTACGCGGACGTCCACCCGGAGAAGGGTGACCCGAAGTCCGAGGAGATGTCGGGCCTGAAGGTCGTCGACGACAACACCTTCACCATCGAGCTGAGCGGCCCGGTGCCGTACTTCGAGTACAAGCTCGGCTACGCGACCTTCGCGCCGCTGCCCGAGGTGTTCTACAAGGACACCAAGGCGTTCGGCCAGGCGCCGGTCGGCAACGGTCCCTACATCTTCGAGAAGTGGGACCACAAGAAGCTCATCCGGGTCAAGGCCAACCCTGACTACCAGGGCCCGAACAAGGCCAAGAACAAGGGTGTCCTCTTCAAGAACTACGCGACCATCGAGGCCGCGTACCAGGACCTCCTCTCCGGCAACCTGGACATGATCCGCCAGGTCGGCCCGAAGGACCTGCCGAAGTACAAGCAGGACCTCGGCGACCGCGCGATCGACCAGCCGTACGCGGCCGTCCAGAGCCTCGTGCCGACCTTCTACTCGAAGACGTTCAAGGACATCGACCCGAAGGTCCTCCAGGGTCTGTCCATGGGGATCGACCGCGACACGATCACCAAGACCGTCCTCAACGGCACCCGCAAGCCCGCCACCAGCTTCACGCCCCCCGGCGTGGTCGGCAACCAGGACCTGGGCACGGACGTCTTCTCGTTCGACGCCGCGAAGGCCAAGTCCCTCGTGACCGAGGGCGGCGGCGTTCCGGGCAACAAGATCTGGATCCAGTACAACGCCGACGGCGGCCACAAGGAGTGGGTGACCGCGGTCTGCGAGTCCATCCGCAACTCCACCGGCGTGGACTGCGTCCCGGACGCCAAGCCCGACTTCCAGACCGACCTGGAAGCGCGTGACAACGACCAGGTCAAGTCGATGTACCGCGGTGGCTGGGTGGCCGACTACCCGCTGAACGTCAACTTCATGCGGGAGCTGTACGGCACCACCGCCGAGGCGAACAACGGCCGGTTCTCCGACAAGGCGGTCGACGCCGCGTTCAAGAAGGGCGACAACGCCGCCACCCTGGACGAGTCGATCGCGGCTTACCAGGAGGCCGAGAAGCTGCTTCTGACCAAGATGCCGGCGATCCCGCTGTGGGAGTACAAGACCAACGGTGGTTACTCCAAGGCTGTGGACAACGTGACGGTCGACTTCCACGGTGACTACAACATCACCGAAGTCACGGTTGCCAAGTAA
- a CDS encoding ABC transporter permease: MGRYVARRLLQMIPVFLGSTLLVFSMMYALPGDPVRALAGEQTVDPAQIAAMKKNLGLDLPLWHQYWNYLIGLFQGDFGTQIASGRPVADIISEAFPITVRLTLFAFTFTVLVGISMGVFAGLKADQLRDRGLLVLTLLLISVPSFVLGFLGQYFFAFQLGWVDPNVSAEANWDELFLPAVVLGSLSLAYVARLTRTSVAENLRADYMRTAVAKGLPRRRVIGVHLMRNSMIPVVTFLGTDLGALLGGAVVTEGIFNVKGVGWNVFDALKHREGATVVGIVTLIVVVYLVASLLVDLLYAVLDPRIRYA, translated from the coding sequence ATGGGGCGTTATGTCGCGCGGCGACTGCTCCAGATGATCCCGGTCTTCCTCGGGTCAACCTTGCTGGTCTTCTCCATGATGTACGCCCTGCCCGGTGACCCCGTGCGCGCGCTCGCCGGAGAGCAGACGGTCGATCCCGCCCAGATCGCGGCCATGAAGAAGAATCTCGGTCTCGATCTGCCGCTCTGGCACCAGTACTGGAACTACCTCATCGGCCTGTTCCAGGGTGACTTCGGCACCCAGATCGCCAGCGGCAGACCCGTCGCCGACATCATCTCGGAGGCGTTCCCGATCACGGTCAGACTGACCCTGTTCGCCTTCACCTTCACCGTGCTCGTGGGCATCTCCATGGGCGTCTTCGCCGGACTCAAGGCCGACCAGCTCCGTGACCGGGGACTGCTCGTCCTGACGCTCCTGCTGATCTCTGTTCCCTCCTTCGTACTCGGCTTCCTCGGCCAGTACTTCTTCGCCTTCCAACTCGGCTGGGTGGACCCGAACGTGAGCGCCGAGGCGAACTGGGACGAGTTGTTCCTGCCCGCCGTCGTGCTCGGCTCGCTGTCGCTGGCCTACGTGGCCCGCCTCACCCGTACCTCGGTCGCCGAGAACCTGCGCGCCGACTACATGCGCACCGCCGTGGCCAAGGGCCTGCCCCGCCGCCGCGTCATCGGTGTGCACCTGATGCGCAATTCCATGATCCCGGTGGTGACGTTCCTCGGCACCGACCTCGGCGCCCTGCTGGGCGGCGCGGTCGTCACCGAAGGCATCTTCAACGTCAAGGGTGTCGGCTGGAACGTCTTCGACGCGCTGAAGCACCGCGAGGGCGCCACGGTCGTGGGCATCGTGACCCTCATCGTGGTCGTCTATCTCGTCGCCAGTCTGCTCGTCGACCTGCTCTACGCGGTCCTGGACCCGAGGATCCGTTATGCCTGA
- a CDS encoding ABC transporter permease — protein MGEPMDAPTTEPADGKVGKPRSLWSDAWHDLRRNPLFVVSGLLIVFLLTMAVFPGWFTSADPRYADLANHYLQKPKWGNFFAEDWFGYDIQGRSIYARIVYGARASITVALVVTLLVTVLGTVVGMLAGYFGGWIDSLLSRITDIFFGVPFILGAMVVLTSFEDRHVWVVILALAFLGWTQIARVARGSVLTIKQADYVMAAKALGASTTRILLRHIMPNAIAPVIVVATIALGGYISAEATLSFLGIGLAEPTVSWGVDISSGQEQLRNAAFVLIIPSVMVSITVLAFIMLGDAVRNALDPKLR, from the coding sequence ATGGGCGAACCGATGGACGCTCCGACGACAGAACCCGCCGACGGCAAGGTGGGCAAGCCCCGCAGCCTCTGGTCGGACGCCTGGCACGACCTGCGGCGCAACCCGCTGTTCGTCGTCTCCGGCCTGCTGATCGTCTTCCTGCTGACCATGGCGGTCTTCCCGGGGTGGTTCACCAGTGCCGACCCGCGCTACGCCGACCTGGCCAACCACTATCTGCAGAAGCCCAAGTGGGGCAACTTCTTCGCGGAGGACTGGTTCGGGTACGACATCCAGGGCCGGTCGATCTACGCGCGCATCGTCTACGGCGCCCGCGCCTCGATCACCGTCGCGCTGGTCGTCACCCTGCTGGTCACGGTGCTCGGCACCGTCGTCGGCATGCTCGCCGGCTACTTCGGCGGCTGGATCGACTCCCTGCTGTCCCGGATCACCGACATCTTCTTCGGTGTCCCCTTCATCCTCGGCGCGATGGTCGTCCTGACCTCGTTCGAGGACCGTCACGTCTGGGTCGTGATCCTGGCGCTGGCCTTCCTGGGCTGGACACAGATAGCCCGTGTCGCCCGCGGATCGGTGCTCACCATCAAGCAGGCCGACTACGTGATGGCGGCCAAGGCGCTCGGCGCCTCGACCACCCGCATCCTGCTCCGGCACATCATGCCCAACGCGATCGCCCCGGTGATCGTGGTGGCGACCATCGCCCTCGGCGGTTACATCTCGGCCGAGGCCACGCTGTCGTTCCTGGGAATCGGCCTCGCCGAGCCCACCGTCTCGTGGGGCGTCGACATCTCGTCGGGCCAGGAGCAGCTGCGCAACGCCGCGTTCGTCCTGATCATCCCGTCGGTCATGGTGTCGATCACCGTCCTGGCGTTCATCATGCTCGGCGATGCGGTACGCAACGCCCTCGACCCGAAACTGCGCTGA
- a CDS encoding ABC transporter ATP-binding protein, with protein sequence MTIIDKTADVPSPRGSGASGTPLLEVRDLHVEFHTRDGVAKAVNGVNYSVSAGETLAVLGESGSGKSVTAQAIMGILDMPPGSIPRGEILFRGEDMLKMGSEERRLIRGRKIAMIFQDALSSLNPVLSVGYQLGEMFRVHQGLSKKEAKAKSVELMDRVRIPASKERVNDYPHQFSGGMRQRIMIAMALALEPDLIIADEPTTALDVTVQAQVMDLLAELQREYNMGLILITHDLGVVADVADKIAVMYAGRIVETAPVHELYKRPAHPYARGLLDSIPRLDQKGQELYAIKGLPPNLTRIPSGCAFNPRCPSAQDICRTDIPALLPVTERDGGELPGRGSACHFWKETIHG encoded by the coding sequence ATGACCATCATCGACAAGACGGCGGACGTTCCTTCTCCCCGCGGTTCGGGTGCCAGTGGCACCCCGCTGCTCGAAGTCCGTGACCTGCACGTGGAGTTCCACACCCGTGACGGTGTGGCCAAGGCGGTCAACGGAGTCAACTACAGCGTCAGCGCCGGTGAGACCCTCGCCGTGCTCGGCGAGTCCGGCTCCGGCAAGTCCGTGACCGCGCAGGCGATCATGGGCATCCTGGACATGCCGCCGGGGAGCATTCCCCGCGGGGAGATCCTCTTCCGCGGCGAGGACATGCTCAAGATGGGCAGCGAGGAGCGGCGGCTCATCCGCGGCCGGAAGATCGCGATGATCTTCCAGGACGCGCTGTCCTCGCTCAACCCGGTGCTCTCCGTCGGCTACCAGCTCGGCGAGATGTTCCGCGTGCACCAGGGCCTCTCCAAGAAGGAGGCCAAGGCCAAGTCCGTCGAGCTGATGGACCGCGTGCGCATCCCGGCGTCGAAGGAGCGGGTCAACGACTACCCGCACCAGTTCTCCGGCGGTATGCGCCAGCGCATCATGATCGCGATGGCGCTCGCCCTGGAGCCCGATCTGATCATCGCGGACGAGCCGACCACCGCGCTGGACGTGACGGTCCAGGCGCAGGTCATGGACCTGCTGGCGGAGCTGCAGCGCGAGTACAACATGGGCCTGATCCTGATCACCCACGACCTCGGCGTGGTCGCCGACGTCGCGGACAAGATCGCGGTCATGTACGCGGGACGGATCGTGGAGACCGCCCCCGTGCACGAGCTGTACAAGCGCCCCGCGCACCCGTACGCCCGCGGTCTGCTGGACTCGATCCCGCGCCTGGACCAGAAGGGCCAGGAGCTCTACGCGATCAAGGGCCTGCCGCCCAACCTCACGCGGATTCCGTCCGGTTGCGCCTTCAACCCGCGCTGCCCGTCGGCGCAGGACATCTGCCGTACGGACATCCCGGCGCTGCTTCCCGTCACCGAGCGGGACGGCGGCGAGCTGCCGGGCCGCGGCAGCGCGTGCCACTTCTGGAAGGAGACGATCCATGGCTGA
- a CDS encoding dipeptide ABC transporter ATP-binding protein — MAESTRKDDSMDATPNVTGIETADAATVEESVAAIEAPAERGEPILQVRNLVKHFPLTQGILFKKQIGAVKAVDGISFDLYQGETLGIVGESGCGKSTVARLLMTLETATAGEVFFKGQDITRLSGRALKAVRRNIQMVFQDPYTSLNPRMTVGDIIGEPFDIHPEVAPKGDRRRKVQDLLDVVGLNPEYINRYPHQFSGGQRQRIGIARGLALNPEVIICDEPVSALDVSVQAQVINLMEKLQDEFNLSYIFIAHDLSIVRHISDRVGVMYLGKMAEIGTDTQIYDHPTHPYTQALLSAVPVPDPEARTGRERIILTGDVPSPANPPSGCRFRTRCWKAEDKCAKEVPLLAIPERFVASTTPAAHESACHFAEEKDVVHAV, encoded by the coding sequence ATGGCTGAGTCGACCAGGAAAGACGACTCCATGGACGCGACCCCGAACGTCACCGGGATCGAGACGGCCGACGCCGCCACGGTCGAGGAGTCCGTCGCCGCCATCGAGGCGCCGGCCGAGCGCGGGGAGCCGATCCTCCAGGTGCGCAACCTGGTCAAGCACTTCCCGCTGACCCAGGGCATCCTGTTCAAGAAGCAGATCGGCGCGGTCAAGGCCGTCGACGGCATCTCGTTCGACCTCTACCAGGGCGAGACGCTGGGCATCGTGGGCGAGTCGGGCTGTGGCAAGTCCACGGTCGCCCGGCTGCTGATGACGCTGGAGACGGCCACCGCGGGCGAGGTCTTCTTCAAGGGCCAGGACATCACCCGGCTGTCCGGGCGGGCGCTGAAGGCGGTGCGCCGGAACATCCAGATGGTCTTCCAGGACCCGTACACCTCGCTGAACCCGCGTATGACCGTCGGTGACATCATCGGCGAGCCCTTCGACATCCACCCCGAGGTGGCACCGAAGGGCGACCGGCGGCGCAAGGTCCAGGACCTGCTCGACGTCGTCGGCCTCAACCCGGAGTACATCAACCGCTACCCGCACCAGTTCTCCGGCGGTCAGCGCCAGCGCATCGGCATCGCCCGCGGTCTCGCGCTCAACCCCGAGGTCATCATCTGCGACGAGCCGGTCTCGGCGCTCGACGTGTCCGTGCAGGCGCAGGTCATCAACCTGATGGAGAAGCTCCAGGACGAGTTCAACCTCTCCTACATCTTCATCGCGCACGACCTGTCGATCGTCCGGCACATCTCGGACCGCGTCGGTGTCATGTACCTCGGCAAGATGGCCGAGATCGGTACGGACACCCAGATCTACGACCACCCGACGCACCCCTACACGCAGGCGCTGCTCTCCGCGGTGCCGGTGCCCGACCCGGAGGCCCGTACCGGCCGCGAGCGGATCATCCTCACCGGCGACGTGCCGTCCCCGGCGAACCCGCCGTCCGGCTGCCGCTTCCGCACCCGCTGCTGGAAGGCCGAGGACAAGTGCGCCAAGGAGGTCCCGCTGCTGGCGATCCCCGAGCGCTTCGTCGCCTCGACCACTCCGGCGGCGCACGAATCGGCCTGCCACTTCGCCGAGGAGAAGGACGTCGTCCACGCCGTGTGA